In one window of Mercurialis annua linkage group LG4, ddMerAnnu1.2, whole genome shotgun sequence DNA:
- the LOC126676858 gene encoding uncharacterized protein LOC126676858, translating into MRKLKFHEQKLLKKVNLLSWKREGNHREASVMQRYHIVDRDDYKKYSGLCRMAQKLVNILKQMDPKDPFRIEMTDMLLEKLYNMGVIPSRKSLALCDRLSVSSICRRRLATILTRLKFAEHLKEAITYIEQGHIRVGPETITDPAFLVTRNMEDFVTWVDTSKIKRKVLQYNEKLDDYDAMN; encoded by the exons ATGAGAAAACTTAAGTTTCACGAGCAAAAGTTACTGAAGAAAGTAAATTTGTTATCATGGAAAAGAGAAGGAAATCACAGAGAAGCGAGTGTTATGCAGCGTTATCACATAGTCGATAGAGATGACTACAAAAA GTATTCTGGTTTGTGTAGAATGGCTCAGAAATTGGTTAATATATTGAAGCAGATGGATCCGAAAGACCCATTTCGGATTGAAATGACAGATATGCTTTTGGAGAAGCT ATATAATATGGGAGTTATACCGAGCAGGAAAAGCTTGGCTTTGTGCGATCGTTTATCGGTATCATCAATTTGCAG ACGAAGGCTTGCAACTATTTTGACGCGATTAAAGTTTGCTGAGCATTTAAAAGAAGCCATAACATACATTGAGCAGGGCCATATTCGAGTTGGCCCTGAGACGATAACTGACCCAGCTTTCCTGGTTACAAGGAATATGGAGGATTTCGTCACATGGGTCGATACATCGAAGATTAAGAGGAAGGTGCTTCAGTACAACGAGAAGTTGGATGATTATGATGCAATGAACTAA